The proteins below are encoded in one region of Sminthopsis crassicaudata isolate SCR6 chromosome 1, ASM4859323v1, whole genome shotgun sequence:
- the DHX30 gene encoding ATP-dependent RNA helicase DHX30 isoform X7, with protein MKPFQFDRTQHRQRQCKLPPPRLPPMCVNPAPGGTISRASRDLLKEFPQPKNLLNSVIGRALGISHAKDKLVYVHTNGPKKKKVTLHIKWPKSVEVEGYGSKKIDAERQAAAAACQLFKGWGLLGPRNELFDAAKYRVLADRFGSPADSWWRPEPTMPPNSWRQLNPESIRPMGPSSLSRSMGREEEDEEEEELEEGTIDVTDFLSMAQQESHTPLRDTRGGSFEMTDDDSAVRALTQFPLPKNLLAKVIQIATSSSTAKNLMQFHTVGTKTKLSTLTLLWPCPMTFVAKGRRKAEAENKAAALACKKLKSLGLVDRNNEPLTHAMYNLASLRELGETQRRPCTIQVPEPILRKMENYLNHYPVENPWISPEPRLQNEDPLHLSKDTGPLSDPITGKPYIPLSEGEELRLSQGLLELWRRRGPSWQETHQLPVDPHRDTILSAIEQHPVVVISGDTGCGKTTRIPQLLLERYVTEGRGARCNVIITQPRRISAVSVAQRVSHELGPSLRRNVGFQVRLESKPPARGGALLFCTVGILLRKLQSNPSLEGVSHVIVDEVHERDVNTDFLLILLKGLQRLNPALRLVLMSATGDNERFARYFGGCPVIKVPGFMYPVKEHYLEDILAKLGKHQHRHRHHESEDECALDLDLMTDLVLHIDARGDPGGILCFLPGWQEIKGVQQRLQEALGSYESKYLILPVHSNIPMMDQKAIFQQPPTGVRKIVLATNIAETSITVNDIVHVVDSGLHKEERYDLKTKVSCLETVWVSRANVIQRRGRAGRCQSGFAYHLFPRSRLEKMAPFQVPEILRTPLENLVLQAKIHMPEKTAVEFLSKAVDSPDIKAVDEAVILLQEIGVLDQREFLTTLGQRLAHISTDPRLAKAIVLAAIFRCLHPLLVVVSCLTRDPFSSSLQNRAEVDKVKALLSHDSGSDHLAFVRAVAGWEEVLRWQDRSSRENYLEENLLYAPSLRFIHGLIKQFSENIYEAFLVGKPSDCTLPSAQCNQYSEEEELVKGVLMAGLYPNLIQVRQGKVTRQGKFKPNSVTYRTKAGNILLHKSTINREATRLRSRWLTYFMAVKSNGSVFVRDSSQVHPLAVLLLTDGDVHIRDDGRRATISLSDSDLLRLEGDSHTVRLLRELRRALGRMVERSLRCELPALPPDVQQEHSQLLALLVELLRGPCGSFDVRKTADD; from the exons CTTCTAGGGATTTGTTGAAAGAATTCCCACAGCCCAAAAACCTTCTCAACAGTGTGATCGGAAGAGCCCTTGGCATCTCCCATGCAAAAGACAAACTGGTTTACGTCCACACAAATGGGCCAAAGAAAAAG AAAGTCACACTGCACATAAAGTGGCCAAAGAGCGTGGAGGTGGAAGGTTATGGGAGTAAGAAGATTGATGCTGAGAGGCAGGCTGCAGCTGCTGCATGCCAGCTCTTTAAG GGGTGGGGCCTTCTGGGACCCCGAAATGAACTCTTTGATGCAGCTAAATACCGAGTGCTAGCTGACAGATTTGGCTCCCCAGCTGACAGCTGGTGGCGACCAGAGCCTACTATGCCACCCAATTCCTGGAGGCAGCTGAACCCTGAGAGCATCCGGCCAATGGGGCCTAGCAGTCTATCCCGCTCTATGGGCCgagaggaagaggatgaggaagaagaagaactagaggaAGGGACGATTGATGTCACTGACTTCCTGTCTATGGCCCAACAGGAATCTCACACTCCACTCAGGGACACAAG AGGGGGCTCCTTTGAGATGACAGACGACGACAGTGCTGTCCGAGCACTTACCCAGTTCCCGCTTCCCAAGAATCTTTTGGCCAAGGTGATCCAGATTGCAACCTCGTCCTCCACCGCCAAG AACCTCATGCAATTCCACACTGTGGGTACCAAGACAAAGCTCTCCACTCTTACCCTTCTCTGGCCCTGTCCCATGACCTTTGTTGCCAAGGGGCGACGCAAAGCAGAGGCGGAAAATAAAGCGGCAGCATTAGCTTGCAAGAAGTTGAAG AGCCTGGGCCTGGTGGACAGGAACAATGAACCCCTGACTCATGCCATGTACAACCTGGCCTCTTTGCGAGAGCTCGGTGAGACCCAGCGCCGGCCCTGCACCATCCAGGTGCCAGAGCCTATCCTGAGAAAGATGGAGAACTACCTGAACCAT TACCCTGTGGAAAATCCTTGGATCTCCCCGGAGCCTAGGCTGCAGAATGAGGATCCCTTGCACTTGAGCAAGGACACAGGGCCCCTGAGTGACCCTATCACAGGGAAGCCTTACATTCCTCTGTCGGAGGGGGAGGAGCTACGGCTGAGCCAGGGGCTCTTGGAGCTGTGGCGGCGGCGGGGGCCTTCCTGGCAGGAGACTCACCAGCTCCCCGTAGATCCGCACCGGGATACCATCTTGTCGGCCATTGAACAGCACCCTGTGGTGGTGATCTCAGGGGACACGGGCTGTGGCAAGACGACACGGATACCACAGCTGCTGCTGGAACGTTATGTGACAGAGGGCCGAGGGGCCCGGTGCAATGTGATCATCACCCAGCCCCGCCGCATCTCTGCTGTGTCTGTGGCCCAGCGAGTCAGTCACGAACTGGGACCCTCTCTGCGGCGGAATGTGGGATTCCAGGTGCGGCTGGAGAGTAAGCCGCCAGCCCGCGGCGGGGCCCTGCTCTTCTGCACTGTGGGCATTCTCCTCCGGAAGTTGCAGAGCAACCCCAGTCTTGAGGGCGTGAGCCATGTCATTGTAGATGAAGTACATGAACGAGATGTCAATACAGACTTCCTGCTCATCCTGCTGAAGGGGCTGCAGAGGTTGAATCCAGCTCTGCGACTTGTGTTAATGAGTGCCACGGGTGACAATGAGCGCTTTGCTCGATACTTTGGTGGCTGCCCTGTCATCAAGGTGCCTGGCTTCATGTACCCAGTAAAGGAGCACTACCTAGAGGATATCTTGGCCAAGTTGGGCAAGCACCAGCACCGGCATCGGCATCATGAG TCTGAGGATGAGTGCGCTCTGGATTTGGACCTCATGACTGATCTGGTTTTACATATTGATGCCCGGGGAGACCCAG GTGggattctgtgtttcctgcctgGTTGGCAGGAGATCAAAGGAGTACAACAGCGTCTGCAGGAGGCCTTGGGCTCCTATGAAAGCAAGTACCTGATCTTGCCAG TGCACTCCAACATCCCCATGATGGACCAGAAGGCAATTTTCCAGCAGCCCCCAACAGGGGTGCGCAAGATTGTCTTGGCCACCAACATTGCTGAAACTTCCATCACGGTCAACGACATAGTACATGTGGTGGACAGTGGCCTGCACAAGGAGGAGCGCTATGACCTTAAGACCAAG GTGTCCTGCCTAGAAACAGTGTGGGTGTCAAGGGCAAATGTGATCCAACGCCGAGGAAGGGCTGGGCGGTGCCAGTCAGGCTTTGCATACCACCTGTTTCCACGAAGCAGGCTGGAGAAAATGGCACCTTTTCAAGTTCCTGAAATACTGCGTACCCCCCTGGAAAATCTGGTGTTGCAAGCGAAGATCCATATGCCTGAGAAGACG GCTGTTGAATTCCTTTCCAAGGCTGTGGATAGCCCCGACATCAAAGCTGTAGACGAGGCTGTGATCCTGCTGCAGGAGATTG GTGTGCTGGACCAGAGGGAATTCCTGACTACGTTGGGTCAGCGTCTTGCTCATATCTCCACGGACCCTCGGCTCGCCAAGGCCATAGTCCTGGCAGCCATCTTCCGCTGCCTACATCCTCTGCTAGTTGTTGTCTCCTGCCTCACCCGAGACCCCTTCAGCAGTAGCTTACAGAACCGTGCTGAGGTGGACAAG GTGAAGGCATTATTGAGCCATGATAGTGGGAGTGACCACCTTGCATTTGTCCGGGCTGTGGCCGGCTGGGAGGAGGTGCTGCGTTGGCAGGACCGTAGTTCTCGAGAGAACTATCTGGAGGAGAACCTGCTTTATGCCCCCAGCCTGCGTTTTATCCATG gCCTCATCAAGCAGTTCTCAGAGAATATTTATGAGGCCTTCCTGGTGGGGAAGCCATCAGACTGCACTCTGCCCTCAGCCCAGTGCAACCAGTACAGTGAGGAAGAAGAGCTGGTGAAAGGGGTGCTCATGGCTGGGCTTTACCCCAACCTCATTCAG GTGAGGCAGGGTAAGGTGACCCGGCAGGGGAAGTTCAAGCCCAATAGTGTCACCTACCGGACCAAAGCCGGCAATATCCTGCTGCACAAATCAACCATTAACAG GGAGGCCACTCGGCTGCGGAGCCGTTGGCTCACGTATTTCATGGCTGTTAAGTCTAATGGCAGTGTCTTTGTGCGAGATTCCTCCCAGGTCCACCCCCTGGCTGTGCTGCTGCTGACCGATGGAGACGTCCATATCAGAG ATGATGGGCGCCGTGCCACCATCTCCCTGAGTGACAGTGATCTCCTACGGCTAGAGGGGGACTCCCACACTGTTCGGCTGCTACGGGAGCTTCGCCGGGCCCTGGGCCGAATGGTAGAACGGAGCCTCCGGTGTGAGTTGCCCGCCCTGCCGCCAGATGTGCAGCAGGAGCACAGCCAGTTGCTGGCCTTGCTTGTGGAGCTGCTGCGTGGGCCTTGTGGTAGCTTTGATGTTCGTAAAACAGCTGATGACTGA
- the DHX30 gene encoding ATP-dependent RNA helicase DHX30 isoform X3, translating into MSVTMPVHETFPVCTCFGRKNENIAKNCQWPAPFPVKASSAWLMRERRKFEGSDPAQAASVQASPTPPSTDVCQPSPWRDHISGLNVNISNMAASRDLLKEFPQPKNLLNSVIGRALGISHAKDKLVYVHTNGPKKKKVTLHIKWPKSVEVEGYGSKKIDAERQAAAAACQLFKGWGLLGPRNELFDAAKYRVLADRFGSPADSWWRPEPTMPPNSWRQLNPESIRPMGPSSLSRSMGREEEDEEEEELEEGTIDVTDFLSMAQQESHTPLRDTRGGSFEMTDDDSAVRALTQFPLPKNLLAKVIQIATSSSTAKNLMQFHTVGTKTKLSTLTLLWPCPMTFVAKGRRKAEAENKAAALACKKLKSLGLVDRNNEPLTHAMYNLASLRELGETQRRPCTIQVPEPILRKMENYLNHYPVENPWISPEPRLQNEDPLHLSKDTGPLSDPITGKPYIPLSEGEELRLSQGLLELWRRRGPSWQETHQLPVDPHRDTILSAIEQHPVVVISGDTGCGKTTRIPQLLLERYVTEGRGARCNVIITQPRRISAVSVAQRVSHELGPSLRRNVGFQVRLESKPPARGGALLFCTVGILLRKLQSNPSLEGVSHVIVDEVHERDVNTDFLLILLKGLQRLNPALRLVLMSATGDNERFARYFGGCPVIKVPGFMYPVKEHYLEDILAKLGKHQHRHRHHESEDECALDLDLMTDLVLHIDARGDPGGILCFLPGWQEIKGVQQRLQEALGSYESKYLILPVHSNIPMMDQKAIFQQPPTGVRKIVLATNIAETSITVNDIVHVVDSGLHKEERYDLKTKVSCLETVWVSRANVIQRRGRAGRCQSGFAYHLFPRSRLEKMAPFQVPEILRTPLENLVLQAKIHMPEKTAVEFLSKAVDSPDIKAVDEAVILLQEIGVLDQREFLTTLGQRLAHISTDPRLAKAIVLAAIFRCLHPLLVVVSCLTRDPFSSSLQNRAEVDKVKALLSHDSGSDHLAFVRAVAGWEEVLRWQDRSSRENYLEENLLYAPSLRFIHGLIKQFSENIYEAFLVGKPSDCTLPSAQCNQYSEEEELVKGVLMAGLYPNLIQVRQGKVTRQGKFKPNSVTYRTKAGNILLHKSTINREATRLRSRWLTYFMAVKSNGSVFVRDSSQVHPLAVLLLTDGDVHIRDDGRRATISLSDSDLLRLEGDSHTVRLLRELRRALGRMVERSLRCELPALPPDVQQEHSQLLALLVELLRGPCGSFDVRKTADD; encoded by the exons CTTCTAGGGATTTGTTGAAAGAATTCCCACAGCCCAAAAACCTTCTCAACAGTGTGATCGGAAGAGCCCTTGGCATCTCCCATGCAAAAGACAAACTGGTTTACGTCCACACAAATGGGCCAAAGAAAAAG AAAGTCACACTGCACATAAAGTGGCCAAAGAGCGTGGAGGTGGAAGGTTATGGGAGTAAGAAGATTGATGCTGAGAGGCAGGCTGCAGCTGCTGCATGCCAGCTCTTTAAG GGGTGGGGCCTTCTGGGACCCCGAAATGAACTCTTTGATGCAGCTAAATACCGAGTGCTAGCTGACAGATTTGGCTCCCCAGCTGACAGCTGGTGGCGACCAGAGCCTACTATGCCACCCAATTCCTGGAGGCAGCTGAACCCTGAGAGCATCCGGCCAATGGGGCCTAGCAGTCTATCCCGCTCTATGGGCCgagaggaagaggatgaggaagaagaagaactagaggaAGGGACGATTGATGTCACTGACTTCCTGTCTATGGCCCAACAGGAATCTCACACTCCACTCAGGGACACAAG AGGGGGCTCCTTTGAGATGACAGACGACGACAGTGCTGTCCGAGCACTTACCCAGTTCCCGCTTCCCAAGAATCTTTTGGCCAAGGTGATCCAGATTGCAACCTCGTCCTCCACCGCCAAG AACCTCATGCAATTCCACACTGTGGGTACCAAGACAAAGCTCTCCACTCTTACCCTTCTCTGGCCCTGTCCCATGACCTTTGTTGCCAAGGGGCGACGCAAAGCAGAGGCGGAAAATAAAGCGGCAGCATTAGCTTGCAAGAAGTTGAAG AGCCTGGGCCTGGTGGACAGGAACAATGAACCCCTGACTCATGCCATGTACAACCTGGCCTCTTTGCGAGAGCTCGGTGAGACCCAGCGCCGGCCCTGCACCATCCAGGTGCCAGAGCCTATCCTGAGAAAGATGGAGAACTACCTGAACCAT TACCCTGTGGAAAATCCTTGGATCTCCCCGGAGCCTAGGCTGCAGAATGAGGATCCCTTGCACTTGAGCAAGGACACAGGGCCCCTGAGTGACCCTATCACAGGGAAGCCTTACATTCCTCTGTCGGAGGGGGAGGAGCTACGGCTGAGCCAGGGGCTCTTGGAGCTGTGGCGGCGGCGGGGGCCTTCCTGGCAGGAGACTCACCAGCTCCCCGTAGATCCGCACCGGGATACCATCTTGTCGGCCATTGAACAGCACCCTGTGGTGGTGATCTCAGGGGACACGGGCTGTGGCAAGACGACACGGATACCACAGCTGCTGCTGGAACGTTATGTGACAGAGGGCCGAGGGGCCCGGTGCAATGTGATCATCACCCAGCCCCGCCGCATCTCTGCTGTGTCTGTGGCCCAGCGAGTCAGTCACGAACTGGGACCCTCTCTGCGGCGGAATGTGGGATTCCAGGTGCGGCTGGAGAGTAAGCCGCCAGCCCGCGGCGGGGCCCTGCTCTTCTGCACTGTGGGCATTCTCCTCCGGAAGTTGCAGAGCAACCCCAGTCTTGAGGGCGTGAGCCATGTCATTGTAGATGAAGTACATGAACGAGATGTCAATACAGACTTCCTGCTCATCCTGCTGAAGGGGCTGCAGAGGTTGAATCCAGCTCTGCGACTTGTGTTAATGAGTGCCACGGGTGACAATGAGCGCTTTGCTCGATACTTTGGTGGCTGCCCTGTCATCAAGGTGCCTGGCTTCATGTACCCAGTAAAGGAGCACTACCTAGAGGATATCTTGGCCAAGTTGGGCAAGCACCAGCACCGGCATCGGCATCATGAG TCTGAGGATGAGTGCGCTCTGGATTTGGACCTCATGACTGATCTGGTTTTACATATTGATGCCCGGGGAGACCCAG GTGggattctgtgtttcctgcctgGTTGGCAGGAGATCAAAGGAGTACAACAGCGTCTGCAGGAGGCCTTGGGCTCCTATGAAAGCAAGTACCTGATCTTGCCAG TGCACTCCAACATCCCCATGATGGACCAGAAGGCAATTTTCCAGCAGCCCCCAACAGGGGTGCGCAAGATTGTCTTGGCCACCAACATTGCTGAAACTTCCATCACGGTCAACGACATAGTACATGTGGTGGACAGTGGCCTGCACAAGGAGGAGCGCTATGACCTTAAGACCAAG GTGTCCTGCCTAGAAACAGTGTGGGTGTCAAGGGCAAATGTGATCCAACGCCGAGGAAGGGCTGGGCGGTGCCAGTCAGGCTTTGCATACCACCTGTTTCCACGAAGCAGGCTGGAGAAAATGGCACCTTTTCAAGTTCCTGAAATACTGCGTACCCCCCTGGAAAATCTGGTGTTGCAAGCGAAGATCCATATGCCTGAGAAGACG GCTGTTGAATTCCTTTCCAAGGCTGTGGATAGCCCCGACATCAAAGCTGTAGACGAGGCTGTGATCCTGCTGCAGGAGATTG GTGTGCTGGACCAGAGGGAATTCCTGACTACGTTGGGTCAGCGTCTTGCTCATATCTCCACGGACCCTCGGCTCGCCAAGGCCATAGTCCTGGCAGCCATCTTCCGCTGCCTACATCCTCTGCTAGTTGTTGTCTCCTGCCTCACCCGAGACCCCTTCAGCAGTAGCTTACAGAACCGTGCTGAGGTGGACAAG GTGAAGGCATTATTGAGCCATGATAGTGGGAGTGACCACCTTGCATTTGTCCGGGCTGTGGCCGGCTGGGAGGAGGTGCTGCGTTGGCAGGACCGTAGTTCTCGAGAGAACTATCTGGAGGAGAACCTGCTTTATGCCCCCAGCCTGCGTTTTATCCATG gCCTCATCAAGCAGTTCTCAGAGAATATTTATGAGGCCTTCCTGGTGGGGAAGCCATCAGACTGCACTCTGCCCTCAGCCCAGTGCAACCAGTACAGTGAGGAAGAAGAGCTGGTGAAAGGGGTGCTCATGGCTGGGCTTTACCCCAACCTCATTCAG GTGAGGCAGGGTAAGGTGACCCGGCAGGGGAAGTTCAAGCCCAATAGTGTCACCTACCGGACCAAAGCCGGCAATATCCTGCTGCACAAATCAACCATTAACAG GGAGGCCACTCGGCTGCGGAGCCGTTGGCTCACGTATTTCATGGCTGTTAAGTCTAATGGCAGTGTCTTTGTGCGAGATTCCTCCCAGGTCCACCCCCTGGCTGTGCTGCTGCTGACCGATGGAGACGTCCATATCAGAG ATGATGGGCGCCGTGCCACCATCTCCCTGAGTGACAGTGATCTCCTACGGCTAGAGGGGGACTCCCACACTGTTCGGCTGCTACGGGAGCTTCGCCGGGCCCTGGGCCGAATGGTAGAACGGAGCCTCCGGTGTGAGTTGCCCGCCCTGCCGCCAGATGTGCAGCAGGAGCACAGCCAGTTGCTGGCCTTGCTTGTGGAGCTGCTGCGTGGGCCTTGTGGTAGCTTTGATGTTCGTAAAACAGCTGATGACTGA